TCTATCAAGAAGGAGACAACGGCGACGTTCTGATTCCAAAGGAGATGCGACAGCTACTCCGACAATACGAGGATATCTTTCGGATTCCGTCGACGCTACCACCACCCCGAGAGATCGATCACCAAATTGTGTTGAAGGAAGGCAGTGATCCGATAAACGTGCGGCCGTATCGTTATGCCCACTTTAAGAAGGAGGAGATCGAGAAACAGGTGCGGGAGATGATGGAATCCGGTTTCGTCCGAGCAAGCTCCAGCCCCTTTTCGTCACCAGTACTTCTCGTCAAGAAAAAAGATGGTTCCTGGAGATTCTGCACAGACTACAGAGCATTGAACGCAGCTACCGTGAAGGATCGGTTTCCTATCCCCACCGTCGATGACATGTTGGATGAACTACACGGAGCAATCATATTCACGAAGCTCGATCTAACCGCTGGTTATCACCAGGTCCGAATGCACCCTGCAGACGTCCATAAGACCGCCTTCCGGACACACAATGGGCACTACGAGTATCTCGTCATGCCTTTCGGGTTGTGTAACGCTCCATCGACGTTCCAAGCTCTCATGAATGCGGTATTTCGTCAGTACCTTCGCAAATTTGTGCTTGTTTTCTTTGACGATATATTGGTTTACAGTCGCTCTTGGACTGAACATGTGGAGCATGTCAAAGtggtttttgaaattttacgCCAACAACAACTGTTTGTGAAGCACAAGAAATGCGAATTTGGAAAAGGAGAGTTGGAGTACTTGGGTCATATTATCTCAGGTGCAGGCGTTAAAGTGGACCAAGCAAAGATTAAGGCCATGTTAGACTGGCCTCGTCCGACTACAATCACGGAGCTCCGGGGTTTCCTCGGCTTGACAGGATATTACCGCAAGTTCGTACAAGACTATGGCCTCATTGCTCGTCCACTTACCAACTTGCTCAAGAAAGGCAAGTTTGTTTGGTGTTCTTTGGCAGATGAAGCGTTTGCTAAGCTGAAAACGGCGATGACTACAACACCAACCTTGGCCTTACCGGACTTCACCAAACCATTCGTTATTCAAACAGATGCATCGAGAGATGGGGTTGGCGCCATTCTGACTCAGGAGGGTAAGCCTATCGCTTACATGAGCCGCTCGTTGGGAGTAGCCAAGCAGAACTGGTCCACATACGCTCGGGAGATGCTAGCTATTGTGATCGCAGTCCGTACATGGCGGCCTTACCTTCTTGGTCGTCACTTCACCATACAGACGGACCAGCGCAGCCTGCGTTTCCTACTGGAGCAGCGCATTCTTACTCCAGAGCAACAAAAATGGATGGGGACGCTTGTGGGTTATGACTACGAGATAACTTACAAGCCCAGAACGGCTAATGCTGCAGCTGATGCGTTGTCGCGACGTGCGATCAGTCCTTGTTTGCAAGCCATCTTCACACAACAAACTGATTTTTGGGAGGAGCTACACTGTCTGTCCACCTCTGATCCATATCTGCTCAAGATCGGCCAGCTAGCTGATACGAACCCGGGGAAGCCATATGCTAGACGCGACAACTTGATCTACTTCAATAATCGGCTGGTAATCCCACCTGACTCACACTTTGTGCATGATTTACTCAGGGAATTTCATGATACACCCATCGGTGGACATTCTGGAGTGTTGCGAACGCTAAAGAGACTCTCACAACAGTTTTATTGGCCATCGATGCACAAGACAGTGCACAAGTACGTGACAGAGTGTGACACTTGCCAGCGAACAAAGTATGAGAGCTTAGCACCAAAGGGACTTCTCCAACCACTGCCGATACCACAGAGGTTGTGGGAAGACATCTCGATGGACTTCATCGACGGACTACCTCGTTCTGACCGGCATACATCCATTCTGGTTATCGTCGACCGTTTGTCTAAATCGGCTCACCTGGTTCCCTTAGCTCATCCTTACACCGCCAAATCTGTAGCTGCTAAGTTCATTGATGCAGTGGTGAAGCACCACGGCATACCAAGATCAATTGTTAGCGATCGTGATCCCGTGTTCGTTAGTACCTTCTGGCAGGAGCTATGGCGCCTCTCTAACACAAAGCTACGTATGTCTTCATCATACCATCCCCAAACAGACGGACAAACCGAAGTCATCAACCGCTGTATCGAACAATACCTTTGCTGCTTTGTTCATTCCAAACCAACACAGTGGAGTTACTTACTGCCATGGGCGGAGTACTGGTACAACACCACCTATCATGCCTCGACGGGTATGTCTCCTTACAAAGCTCTTTATGGACAGGACCCGCCACCACTGGTTGGATACGAAAGGAATGCAACGTCCGTGCAAGAACTCGATGACCAACTCAGGGAGCGTGACTTGGTTCTTGCAGACCTCAAACGTAATTTGCAGAACTCTGTTAACAGGATGAAACAAGCAGCAGATAAGAAGAGACGAGATGTTTCCTTTACCGAAGGAGATTGGGTTTTCCTGCGTTTGCAACCTTACCGTCAGCATACGATCTTCAAGAGAACGTCACAGAAGCTATCGACGAGATACTTTGGGCCCTTTCAGATCGAAGCACGCATTGGGAGTGTAGCTTACCGCCTGAAACTTCCAGCGGGTACTCGTGTTCATCCTGTCTTTCATGTGTCTCTTCTGAAGAAACGCTTGGGAGATGATACGCCTAGCTCAGGTACCTTACCTCCCATCCGCACTAATGCCCTGCTCAAGCTGAATCCAGAGAGTATTTTGGAGTATCGAAAGCTGAACCCTGAGGGAAACCGTGTGAATGAAGCACTGGTTAAGTGGCATGATCTACCGGTAGAGGAATCCACTTGGGAGTGTGTCGAGCAACTGCACAAGTCCTTTCCTACCATGAATCTTGAGGACAAGATTAAATTCGGGGAGGGGTGTAATGATGCGATCACTGATACAgttagtgaagaagaagaagctgacgTGGCAGAACAAGCTATCGAACCGAACCGGAGAACGTCAACGAGAACCAAGATTCCAAACCGAAAGTATTTGTAATTAAATAGTAGTTATCTATTGTCGTATTTCTTGCATGATAAGAGAGAATTGGTCTTCCTTGAGATGAAGAAACCACCTCTCCACATTTCCCACATTCCTGTTTAGTTGGAGTTGAGGCTCCGTAGGTATTGTCTTCTTTGTTATTTAAGTCAAGGAAATAATCAGAAAAGGTAGACTTTAAACTACCAACAAAATTACTTGTGTTCTTTCCTATTGTGCTTATCTGGGACCAACAGACATATTGTTCCAATTCTATTTGACGTCGTGGAAGGTATTCACCTGCCGCGATGTAGTTTGATACCTGACGGCTACCGTTATCTTGCGATGCTTCAACCTTGCGCAATGTTATGTTCCAACTCTCTTCGtttttatcatataaaaatgAACCAAGCACTTTGAGAGCCAGAGGAAGACGTCCAGCAAAGTGGACAGCACGGATGGATAACCCTTCAAAACCAACAGGAGGGTAAGGCATCTTGAAAGCACAAAGAGAGAACAGTTAAAGAGCTTCCTCATATCTCAGAGACTCCATGTGGTAGATATATTTTACTCCGCAGGAGTTAAGCGTATAGTCGGCCCAAGATATCATGATAACTCTACTCCCAGGACCGAGCCAACGGGAAACCTTCATTGCATCCTTAAGTTGTTCATGGTTAGTATCATGAACACCATCAATTACAAGCAGGACGTGTCGGTTTACAAGAAATGGTTTGATGGCGTCAAAGATGTTATCGGAACACTTTTTGCTTGTAAGATGTTTTAGTAAACTTGGTGAGATGCAGTTTTGGTAGATGTTATTGACATTGCTTAGGAAGCAGTGGTGTTGAAATTGGTGTGAGATGTCGTCGAAAATACATTCTGTGAGTGTCGTTTTACCGACGCCATCCTCACCCTAAATGCCAACAGTACGTACAGTATCCTTAGATTCCAAATCCAGCAATGCACAGACCGCTGTCTTGTGACGATACATCCCAACAAGACCATCTGCAGGAGAAGGCGGTTCATTCGACAAATCATGGTCTTGGCTCTCAAGTCCAGCTTCTCCAGACCTAGGCAGGCTTTGGGGTACGTGCTTCATATAGGTATCACTCATCAATGTCAACTGGCTTGATGCGCCGCCAGTGGCTGCTGCGCGTCGTAATTCATGCCTGGGAGCAATAGGAAACGGAGGGGAAGAAATGCTGATGATTAGATCATCGATCATCTTGGAATCATCCTCCCTGCAAGAAACACAATCGTTTAAAGAATTTAGAAGTATATATAGGCTTTGATAACTAATCTATTTCTTTTGCATGTTGAGATTACGTTAAGGCTTTGCTCTTTTACTGTTAGAGTTGTGGTTTAAGCTTGATCACAAACAGCTTAAGGGCGTAAACTACATCAAACAATTGTCTATGATTGTTTTcctagtttttagattttggtttctggtttttggattttggtttttagtttttagattttagtttttaaattttggtttttaattttgcagtagattttagtttttttaaatacatgAATTGTTGTTTCGGATTTTAAATGGTACcgattcaaaatatgacaaaaatcgataaaataatatgctaataatttttaaaatttttatataaatatatggtcctactaaattcttaattaataatttatatataaataaataatatttttttcataagtagaaacaaacaaaattcaGCTCTGTTTTTTGCTAAcactttaatttgtttttgataatatttaataaaactatatctaaaacaaaatcctacataatataaaaacaaagaaaatatttttacatttataagttattttgtacttttagaatttaaagttaaatgatAGACATATTATTTTGTTGATTCTTAGTAATTTCGAATAGTTGCTATTTTATTAATGATctctttatattttgttatgctatattaatgcataaaatagtattgatattttaaccaaaaaaagagaaaattaaaaGTCACGTACACTATTGTTAAGAAATGGGTAGTTAtttcaaaatctagtttctctattttttagGAAATCTACTTTGCAAAAATCTTGATTGGTATAAAAGTAGTTTttagaaaatcaaaaaccaaaaactcgTTTAAAAACTGGAAACAATCAACCTCTGAATCACAAAAAATGCTATCAACGTATTGCAGCTCCACAAGTATTTTTATCAGTGGTATGATCATACAAAATTGAGAGAATTTCATATTTAACACTTTTATGGTaccattcttcattaagtgacaaaaaaatatacttttattctatatatataataaataattatttaaataaattaaaaataaaaaaaatttgttctttttttataaaaaaaaatttgtttttatgttttctaattatactttttcaaactcaaacttttttttaattttttaattttttttttgaatttgttttttcaaaatttctttttgaaaatcaaaaattatgttcgcaaatatttttttaaaaaaatttaagtatttatttatatatttattagaatcctaaatgtcacattccaaaaacctacgcactcctcaactctaaacactaaatctagattagttaaccttagcggtataaatgtttttttactcTTCAGTGAATGTAAAAGTGGTTAAATGTGAACATGAAAAATAGTattatgaatataatatttgtggcaatttctctACAAAATTCACAATGTCTGATTCTGAGTTAGCAAAATGGCATTTTAGCATGGCtaaatgatttttattaataGCTCTTACCTAAAGTTGCAAAATCTCTTACCTAAAGTTGCAAAATCAATGTCAactttttgatgaaaaaaaaagttacaatgaattttaaaaactacaaaataataatacagTAAAAGTTAGGCTTTGGGCGTTAGCCGAAGTACCTACTTAAATCTCGAACCTGAAAAACCAAAATTGGATCCCAATCATTATACAAAAACATCCAAATGGAACTTATGATTTTagcagtgttttgaaacccggtCCGGAGCCACGGTTGAACCTTTAAACCCGCGGTTGAACCGTTAAACCGTTAAACCCGGTGACCAAAAATATAATCATGTTTGGATTTTATGAAAaacttattatttaaaaatccaGTAAAACCCGcaaaaaatcactaaaacctAGAATCCGACAACCGGTTGAACCACTACTTAAACAAATAAAACCCAGAATGCGACCAGAAGCATGCAGGACGACACACTGGCGATCGGGTGGCTCATTCTTATTGGCCGGCTACTTCTATATATACCCAACTACCCTGGTTCATTTTTACTCATTCAGACACACCAAGGACACTCCAAAACGtggtttagagagagagaaagaaagaagtgAGGTGATTTAGAAGTAGAGACATTTTTCGAAGACCGATAAACTGCCGGGAAGTTCCGAAAGACTGtacagaagagaaagaaggttaTTTCCGAGTTCTGATCAGTCCAGGCCAGTTCATTCAAGACATTGAGGTTGGGTTTTGGGATTTAACATCACGGTACCAAGACGAAGATTTGGAGGGGATAAAAGGGGTTTGGTCAACATCCGGACTCAAAGAGTCAAGCCAAATCGCTTAATCACTGTGAGTCACggttaattgtttgttaacGAATTTTTAATGCAGGTTTCTGACATTGGAGACGGATTCTGAGCTAGGATAGCCGGACCGGTCTAGGTGTCAGTTTGTGGAAACGAGGCTTGAGACGATATATGGGCTAAGTGGatagcaagactagtctaagcacctggattattgtgattgtgtgattattatatgttgttatagtgtgtacctcgtgttggtactgttgtgtgagaacctcgtggtggttctagtagtagtttgcaggtcattgcttcctcaaatggtaccactaagccggtcgtggtccggaaagtggtgggctcggtttaacttggcttgatcaccaaggccgaGTGTCACACGTGGATGTGACAGCCCCCGGGGAGTCCGATAGAGGACCGGAGCACGGCGATTCTGATTGAGGACCGTGACCGGGCGATTCCGAGCGCCTAcgcctgtgtggtgtaatatTGAAGGGATTGCTGGTGTCccttatgtggaggaagaatgattctgttgggccctaggagtatatatatatatatatatatatatatatatatatatatatatatatatatatatatatatatatatatatggttgattgatgcgacactcataaagagtgttttgatttaatatGGTTTAATGGTTTATTGCTTTAATCGGTCTTGCTTTACGATCTTGAATATTGATTGTTGAACTATCCGTCTTGCTTGTGTTTGGGGTTGAGTTTAGAATGACGGGTAGTTGTATATACTAGATTGGGAATCCTGGCTCACTgagtgaaactagttcactcactcCTCACATTCTTTTGCAGGTGACAAGTAGAAAGGACCATAGCGCTCGCAGAACTGTAGGAGCTGGTGTAGATTGGACATCTTTTGCTAAAAACTTGTAGACTTCACATGTAGTCTACCTTTTTTTTCTAAGATAAGAAGACTATATATGAAGTCtgcaatttaataaaattttaattaatttttgaactTTTTAGTCAAACACAAAAGTAACATATTCaacgaagtcaaagttttggtcaaatgcaaaattgACATTTGCAAACTTCTCAGGCAGTCTACACTTCGTAGACTTCCGTTGAAGTCTACAATAAAaagtcaaatgcaaaattaacctcTTTTACATTgacgtcttagtaagtctacctaaatttttgttttcgttgTCAAAGAGAAAGACGAAGACTGCTGGGGAAGTCTGcggtacaaaaaaaaattcgtttggtcaaatgcaaaactgactTGTACGTTGACAAGTAGATTGCATCGTACGTCTGCATATAGACatagacatacaaaacagtctactATCTAGACACAAATCTGAAAAATGatgaaaaccatgtaaatagttatCTTTTTCTGATGTAAAGCTCGTTTCCAACCTTCTCAACCTTCCAAACTACAAATATGAACAAAAAGAGCCGCCTTTAACGATTCATTAAtgaagaaattcaaaaatatgaaatttgtcTTTATGAAATTGaaagttatgagagttttttagatggaaatgtagaggaaatgagaggaaatgaagatttgttgttttagaatgagaaaaaagtggttgaaaattgaattttagAGCTTTAAGAGCTCAAAAATTGTGGTTCATGatggttaaaaaaaattgatgataatACCGTTAttgtaaataagaaaaaatggtGTGggtgtatttaattttttgtgaattttgaaattaataaaaaattaaatagtaatggcaattttgtaaataattcaaaaacatagggataatataaaaaattgatgaatagtaatgacaaaaaaaaggttggttttgggtttgacttgaaaaataggttagttttgaaaaactttttttttgttacaaaatagtgttattttagaatttcaatgtaattttcaacctaaaattaattaaaaatgcgttgattttataaataatttcatttatcttaaatactattggttgaatATGCGTAACTAATAAGAATTTTAAtgcattttttaatatatataaaatgtcaAATTGACATGTTTTATGAAACGAGTTTCAAATATTAGTTCGTAGTTGAAAATGTAAAACCATATACATCACGACAACACATAAACAGACTTGATGTTGTTAAATCTTCTTCATcgattcatcttttttttttccttttctttttgacaTCATCGATTCACCTATATATTCCTCATTTTCTCTTGCGAAACTTTTCTTCATTACTTCTATTATAGTTTTCTCTTGGTCGCCTACGAGTTTTTGCAGCTCCTCCTCCCAAGTCTTTTTATCCTTGCCATGTAAAGAAGAACCTAGGATTTGAAGAGTCAGAGGAAGGAAACTGGCAATCTGAACAGCACGAAGAGCGAGTGATCTAAAAATAGTAGGAGGGTGCTGCTGTTTGAAAGCAGATTGGCAAAAGAGTTGGAGAGCTTCGTCGTATCTAAGAGACAGGAGTTCATAGACATGCTCCAGACCACATTCATCTAACAAACTCTTTTCCTGTGTAATAAAGATGACTCTACTCCCTGAACCTAACCAGCCAACGATCTCTGCTATGTCCTTTAACTGTTGGAGGTTATCCACAGAATCAATAACAAGCAGACCTCTTTGCTGTCCAAGTGCTGATCTGATGACATCAGTTTGAGATTCTTCTTGAATATCTCTGGACGTGAATGTTTCTTGGAGGTCTTGATGATAGTTCTTTTCAGAGTTGTCAACAAACATATGGACATGGAAACTGACAGACATTTCTTCGTAGGCGTATCTTGCTAACGTCGTCTTGCCAACGCCTCCTGGACCACATATACCTACCATGCGGACTTCCTTGTTGGAGTTTAAGTCCAGCAACCCATATAATGCCTGCATATGACGATCCATTGCCACGGGTCCATCCTCTTTGAATTTTGATGGATTGTTCGGCTTATTTGAAATCAAGTGCGATATTTCATTTGCAATCAAATCGACCATCTTTGCTTCTTTGCTCCTGTGATTGAATAAAGGGAAAAATACCATGAGACGAAGTTTATAGCGAACCAGTCTAGCTCGGTCAAAAATTGTTGAGAATATCTGCGAATGTAGtcgaaataaagaaaaaaaaaagcttagaGAAAAAACTTGATCGAGACAAATactagttttaatttatttattgattgtGTGGATTCATAGATTGCTACCATTACGATCCATATTTATACTCCTCAAAACCTAGTACTCTTTTTCCAAACAAATTTggctttttatttttactgcaCCGAGATTTAAATCACTTATAGAATCAACAAATACATTTACCAAAAACGCGAATCTAGGCCGGATATACTGGTGAGTTTGATAAGAGCCATCCTCCATGATTGAACCTCCTCATCTGAATACTCTTTACCAAGATTTCTGAAAGGTTCGTCTTCTGCGGCCTGCTTTCTTATATTCGAAGTATCCACTCCATAGAAGATGAGTAGGACGGAGAGTTGACCTTCGTCGTGCAAATTTAGTATTGTTTGGAGCTCGTTCAGGCACAAAACAGAGGTTGGATAGCTTTCCGAGACCACCACAACGGCCAGTTTTGAATCTCTAATGTATTTCATTGGGTCAGAACTGGAAGATGGGATTCTCTCCTCCTGCTTGTCATCTTTGTAGTAAGTTGTGACGCCTTTTTCTGACAACAAACGGTAAAGATCTGTTATAAAAGTTATGGTAGCTTCTTCTTCTGCGCTGAAACTTAGGAAGGCATCAAACTGAGGGACAAAAGAGGCAGACATTGAGCGGAGTGGTTGAGATTGTCTTTAGCTAAAGAGATAATAAAATCCCAAACGAGAAGAGACTCCGCTTGAAACAGAGGAATATCCCTACTTGCACAAAGTAAacgtttttttctaaataaaatttcaagTTGCTGCGACAAAATGCTATTTAATTCCAATTGGCCATGAACGTGCAAGGCAGTTCACTGAGGGTCAGTACGACCTTTTTATAGTTTAATGTACCAAAAAAGGTTATATGATTGCCCTGTTTGGgaacgcgctaggcgctagtcgggcggtcgggttAGGGCTAGCCCCTAAAGAGAAAATCAGAATTAATTGGAAATTATGGGGGGGGGGGCAGAATTTTTAAActgtttactatgttataaaacatgttaatctttaattgtgtataacattaatacattttcatgtttaaaattgtataaaccacacaaatagaatatataaacttaatatagtgtaattttcttcaaaattatgaatataaatgatatttataaaattttagatcaaataaataaataaaaatattattaaaaaaaaaataataattaaaaaaaatagattaggcggccgcTTAGGCGGTTAGGCGGCCGCCTAAGCGGCTAGGCAGTCATTTGGGCGGTCTAGGCGGAGAAAAtcggatatccaatttttttaaccGACTTGTCATAAATCGGGGTGGAAGAATGACGCGTAGGGCCCAGgcgaccgatttttagaacatggtATAATTGTTGTGAAAAGTCAATAAAAAGTTGCTCTATTAGTTTTattatccatatatatatatatttttttaaagttcctTATGCAAGTCGTTATAATGTATCAATAAAATGACATTCTGACAAGAGTAAAAGGAGAAATGGTGGTGGTATACCAATCGGCAATGAAAAAACCGATTCATGTCACCCAGGAAGAAAAGACTTGTTTCTTTCTTAGGTAGTCTGCTTTAATCGGAAACTAAGGCAATCAGTTTTCTTATCCGTCCATGGATTCCTCGTCCTTATTCTTGTCAACTCGAGTCAGGAGGTATGATGTCTTCCTCAGCTTCCGAGGGGAAGACACTCGGCGCAACATTGTCAGCCATTTGTACAAAGCTCTGTCTCACGAGGGCATCTTTACTTTTAAAGACGATCGGATGCTCGAGGCAGGTGACAACATTTCAGACCAACTCATTGAAGCCATTAGAACTTCGTGGTTTGCTGTTGTAGTCATCTCAGAGAACTATGCTACCTCAAAATGGTGCTTGGAGGAGCTTCGCTTGATAATGGAGCTTCATGGTGCCAATTATATTCAAGTCGTTCCTATGTTCTATGGAGTCGAACCTACGGACGTGAGAAACCAGACAGGAAGCTTCGCGGCTTCGTTTCAAAATTTCGAAGATACAGCGCCGGAGAGGGTTTCCCAGTGGAGAAGAGCTCTCAACCAAGTCGGTCATCTCTCAGGCTTTCATTCCACGACATG
This Brassica napus cultivar Da-Ae chromosome C6, Da-Ae, whole genome shotgun sequence DNA region includes the following protein-coding sequences:
- the LOC106404505 gene encoding disease resistance protein CHS1, translated to MSASFVPQFDAFLSFSAEEEATITFITDLYRLLSEKGVTTYYKDDKQEERIPSSSSDPMKYIRDSKLAVVVVSESYPTSVLCLNELQTILNLHDEGQLSVLLIFYGVDTSNIRKQAAEDEPFRNLGKEYSDEEVQSWRMALIKLTSISGLDSRFWSKEAKMVDLIANEISHLISNKPNNPSKFKEDGPVAMDRHMQALYGLLDLNSNKEVRMVGICGPGGVGKTTLARYAYEEMSVSFHVHMFVDNSEKNYHQDLQETFTSRDIQEESQTDVIRSALGQQRGLLVIDSVDNLQQLKDIAEIVGWLGSGSRVIFITQEKSLLDECGLEHVYELLSLRYDEALQLFCQSAFKQQHPPTIFRSLALRAVQIASFLPLTLQILGSSLHGKDKKTWEEELQKLVGDQEKTIIEVMKKSFARENEEYIGESMMSKRKGKKKDESMKKI